In one window of Blattabacterium sp. (Cryptocercus punctulatus) str. Cpu DNA:
- the lon gene encoding endopeptidase La encodes MLLKNIFTESGFESEAEFIPLISQDEEDQLLKDEIPEQLCILTVRNMVLYSGIVFPIIAGKSGSIQLLQDAYGLDKTVGVLTQKNSVIENLSEKDLYTIGTVAKILKLLKMPDGNTTVILQGKRRFKVNRFIQNDPYFKAEIIALKENKPSCKDKEYLALVESIKEISIKIIQDNPNIPSEASIAIRNIESPSFLINFVAANMNLATRDKQKLLEYNDLKKRAMETLRFLNVEHQQIKLKNDIQSRVRSDMDQQQREYFLHQQIKAIQEELGDISYEKEIDEMRAKASRKKWPKEAKKQFDRELLKMQRTNPQMPEYTVQRNYLELMIDLPWGRYSKDNFNLEFAQKILDRDHYGLEKVKERIIEYLAVLKLRGDMRSPILCFYGPPGVGKTSLGRSIATALKRKYVRVSLGGLHDESEIRGHRRTYIGAMPGRLLQSIRKVGTSNPVFVIDEIDKMGLGTNGDPSSAMLEVLDPEQNTSFYDNFLEMGYDLSKVLFIATANSLSNIQAALIDRMEVIEMNGYTVEEKTPIVKKHILPKQLKENGLKKSDLILGNKQIEKVIESYTRESGLRTLEKHIAKLARYAAKHIAMNKKYVKRLNIEKIEEILGIPNDPDRYEGNNITGVVTGLAWTNFGGDILYIESSLSKGKGNLSITGNLGDVMKESATIALQYIKAHYEEFHIDPKMFEEQNVHVHVPEGAVPKDGPSAGIAMLTSLVSSYKNRKLKPHLAMTGEITLRGKVLPVGGIKEKILAAKRANIKEIILSQDNKKDVEEIKQDHLKGLIFDYVRDMNDVVHLSLL; translated from the coding sequence ATGTTACTAAAAAATATATTTACCGAATCTGGATTCGAGTCTGAAGCAGAATTTATCCCTTTAATTAGTCAAGATGAAGAAGATCAGCTTCTTAAAGATGAGATACCAGAACAATTATGTATATTAACAGTGAGAAATATGGTTTTGTATTCTGGGATCGTTTTTCCTATTATAGCCGGAAAAAGTGGATCAATTCAGTTATTACAAGATGCTTATGGATTGGATAAAACGGTTGGGGTATTAACACAAAAAAATTCTGTAATAGAAAATCTTAGTGAAAAAGATTTATATACTATAGGAACAGTAGCTAAAATATTGAAATTGTTAAAAATGCCTGATGGAAATACTACTGTAATTTTACAAGGAAAAAGGAGATTTAAAGTGAACCGTTTTATTCAAAACGATCCATATTTTAAAGCAGAAATTATAGCGTTAAAAGAAAATAAACCGTCTTGCAAAGATAAGGAATACCTTGCTTTGGTAGAATCAATCAAGGAAATTTCCATAAAAATTATTCAGGATAATCCCAATATTCCATCAGAAGCTAGTATTGCTATTCGTAATATAGAAAGTCCTTCTTTTTTAATCAATTTTGTAGCTGCTAATATGAATTTAGCTACTAGAGATAAACAAAAATTATTAGAATACAATGATTTAAAAAAAAGAGCTATGGAAACATTACGTTTCCTTAACGTAGAACATCAACAAATAAAGTTAAAAAATGATATTCAGTCCCGTGTTCGTAGTGATATGGATCAGCAACAAAGAGAATATTTTTTACATCAACAAATTAAAGCTATACAAGAAGAATTAGGTGATATATCTTATGAAAAAGAAATTGATGAAATGCGTGCTAAAGCTTCCAGAAAAAAATGGCCTAAAGAAGCTAAAAAACAATTTGATAGAGAATTACTTAAAATGCAAAGAACTAACCCCCAAATGCCAGAATATACGGTTCAAAGAAATTATTTAGAATTAATGATTGATCTTCCATGGGGTCGATATTCAAAAGATAATTTCAATTTAGAATTTGCACAAAAAATATTGGATAGAGATCATTACGGATTGGAAAAAGTTAAAGAAAGGATTATAGAATATTTAGCTGTATTAAAATTAAGAGGGGATATGCGTTCTCCTATTTTATGCTTTTATGGTCCACCTGGAGTAGGAAAAACATCTTTGGGTCGATCTATAGCTACCGCTCTTAAAAGAAAATATGTACGTGTTTCTTTAGGAGGATTACACGATGAATCGGAAATACGGGGTCATAGAAGAACTTATATTGGAGCTATGCCAGGACGTCTGTTACAATCTATACGAAAAGTAGGAACTTCCAATCCAGTTTTTGTAATTGACGAGATCGATAAAATGGGATTAGGAACAAATGGAGATCCATCTTCGGCAATGTTAGAAGTTTTAGATCCGGAACAAAATACTTCTTTTTACGATAATTTTTTGGAAATGGGTTATGATCTATCAAAAGTATTGTTTATTGCTACAGCAAATTCTCTTTCTAATATCCAAGCGGCTCTTATAGATCGGATGGAGGTAATCGAAATGAATGGATATACGGTGGAAGAAAAAACTCCAATTGTAAAAAAACATATTTTACCTAAGCAATTGAAAGAAAATGGATTGAAAAAATCTGATTTAATACTTGGTAATAAACAAATTGAAAAGGTAATTGAAAGTTATACCCGAGAATCGGGTTTAAGAACTCTAGAAAAACATATTGCTAAATTAGCACGTTATGCAGCAAAGCATATTGCTATGAATAAAAAATATGTAAAACGTTTAAATATTGAAAAAATAGAGGAAATTCTTGGAATTCCCAATGATCCAGATCGTTATGAAGGAAATAATATTACAGGAGTCGTTACAGGTTTAGCTTGGACTAATTTTGGTGGAGATATTTTATATATTGAATCCAGTCTTTCCAAAGGAAAAGGAAATTTAAGTATTACCGGGAATTTAGGAGATGTAATGAAAGAATCTGCAACAATTGCTTTGCAATATATTAAAGCTCATTATGAAGAATTTCATATTGATCCTAAAATGTTTGAAGAACAAAATGTACATGTTCATGTCCCGGAAGGTGCTGTACCTAAAGATGGTCCCTCTGCAGGAATTGCTATGTTAACTTCTCTTGTATCCAGTTATAAAAATAGGAAATTAAAACCTCATTTAGCTATGACTGGAGAAATAACTTTAAGAGGAAAAGTACTACCTGTAGGAGGAATTAAAGAAAAAATATTAGCTGCTAAAAGGGCTAATATCAAAGAAATTATTCTTTCACAAGATAATAAAAAAGATGTAGAAGAAATTAAACAAGACCACTTAAAAGGATTAATCTTTGATTATGTTAGAGATATGAATGATGTAGTTCATTTATCCCTATTATAA
- the ligA gene encoding NAD-dependent DNA ligase LigA, whose translation MNNKKKYIKEKIYKLRKELSEYNYQYYILDTYNVSDYEFDKKLRELYLLEKKNPEFYDPKSPTIRIGGNIHPKKYGSTIIHHKYKMYSLQNTYSKSELMIWKNRIDQSISFYSFVCELKYDGVSINLIYQNGLLTNAVTRGDGKKGENVTKNVRTIKSIPIKLIGETYPRYLEIRGEIFISKKKFIEINIGTKKKGIIPYSNPRNTASGTLKIKDAKEVSKRNLSCIVYTVIGKNLPFDTQYQSFKYLRNWGFKIPETAMLCKTKKDIFHFMDYWNLWKNHLPYHIDGIVIKVNEYQKQYLLGFTNKYPRWAISYKFRQILSETKLLNIKFQVGRTGIITPVAYVRPTNISGTMVKKVSLYNDRFIQKMDLHYGDSIFLEKGGDVIPKVTKINVKKRLINANPIYFLKKCPSCESYLIKKNKLLYCSNNNNCPSQRIGKIQHFVSIQAMNIQGIGNKMIKKLYKKGFLYKISDLYRLKKEEFLQLKGVKEKLTDNIIKNIEKSKYNSYYRVLYGLGIPHVGEYISKKLTETFTDINYLINADYNILTSISGIGKKIAKSISTYFSIMENKKMVEQLIKYGLNFSKKQYSIIEGKSIIEGKSIIEGKSFVFTGKLSCMSRNIAKNMVEILGGKVFSTVTNQTNFIVVGKNFGSKLEKGMKKNNVKILTEDIFIELLKKENKEK comes from the coding sequence ATGAATAATAAAAAAAAATATATCAAAGAAAAAATATACAAACTAAGAAAAGAATTATCAGAATACAATTATCAATATTATATTTTAGATACTTATAATGTATCGGATTACGAATTTGATAAAAAATTGAGAGAATTATATTTATTAGAAAAAAAAAATCCAGAATTCTATGATCCTAAATCTCCTACAATAAGAATAGGTGGAAATATTCACCCCAAAAAATATGGATCTACAATCATTCATCATAAATATAAAATGTACTCCCTTCAAAATACCTATTCTAAAAGTGAATTAATGATTTGGAAAAATCGAATTGATCAATCTATTTCTTTTTATTCTTTCGTGTGTGAACTAAAATATGATGGAGTATCCATTAATTTAATCTATCAAAATGGATTATTAACCAATGCCGTAACTCGTGGAGATGGGAAAAAAGGAGAAAATGTTACAAAAAATGTACGAACCATAAAATCAATTCCCATAAAATTAATTGGAGAAACCTATCCTAGGTATCTTGAAATACGTGGAGAAATTTTTATTTCTAAAAAAAAATTTATAGAAATTAATATAGGAACGAAAAAAAAAGGAATAATTCCTTATTCTAATCCAAGAAATACAGCTAGTGGGACCCTAAAAATTAAGGATGCCAAAGAAGTATCTAAAAGAAATCTATCTTGTATTGTATACACGGTTATAGGAAAAAATCTTCCTTTTGATACACAATATCAATCTTTCAAATATCTACGAAATTGGGGATTCAAAATACCAGAAACGGCTATGCTTTGTAAAACAAAAAAGGATATATTTCATTTCATGGACTATTGGAATCTATGGAAGAATCATCTACCCTACCATATTGACGGGATAGTAATTAAGGTTAATGAGTACCAAAAACAATATCTTTTAGGATTTACGAATAAATATCCAAGATGGGCCATTTCTTATAAATTTAGACAAATATTATCAGAAACAAAGTTGTTAAACATAAAATTTCAAGTAGGACGTACTGGGATCATTACCCCTGTAGCTTATGTACGTCCTACAAATATTTCTGGAACCATGGTTAAAAAAGTTTCTCTTTATAATGATCGTTTTATACAAAAAATGGACCTCCATTATGGAGATTCTATTTTTTTGGAAAAAGGAGGGGATGTCATTCCTAAAGTGACCAAAATAAATGTAAAAAAACGATTGATCAATGCAAATCCGATATATTTTTTAAAAAAATGTCCATCATGTGAGAGTTATTTAATAAAAAAAAATAAATTGTTATACTGTTCCAATAATAATAACTGTCCTTCTCAAAGGATTGGAAAAATCCAACATTTTGTAAGTATACAAGCAATGAATATACAAGGAATTGGAAATAAAATGATTAAAAAACTATATAAAAAGGGTTTTTTATACAAAATTTCCGATTTATATAGATTAAAAAAGGAAGAATTTCTTCAACTGAAGGGAGTTAAAGAAAAATTAACAGATAATATAATAAAAAATATAGAAAAATCTAAATATAATTCTTATTATAGAGTTTTATATGGATTAGGAATTCCTCATGTAGGAGAATATATTTCTAAAAAGTTAACAGAAACCTTTACAGATATAAATTATTTGATAAATGCAGATTATAATATTTTAACGTCTATTTCAGGTATAGGTAAAAAAATAGCAAAAAGTATAAGTACTTATTTTTCAATCATGGAAAATAAAAAAATGGTCGAACAACTTATAAAATATGGATTAAATTTTTCAAAAAAACAATATTCTATAATTGAAGGAAAATCTATAATTGAAGGAAAATCTATAATTGAAGGAAAATCTTTTGTTTTTACAGGAAAACTATCTTGTATGTCACGGAATATAGCTAAAAATATGGTAGAAATTTTAGGTGGAAAAGTATTTAGTACTGTTACTAATCAAACTAATTTTATCGTTGTTGGAAAAAATTTTGGTTCAAAATTAGAAAAAGGAATGAAAAAAAATAATGTTAAAATTTTGACTGAAGATATTTTTATTGAGCTCCTTAAAAAGGAAAATAAAGAAAAATAA
- a CDS encoding HemK/PrmC family methyltransferase codes for MMYLYEFYHLFYDTLKKVYPEIQELNHLFFILTTHVLKCDKIKIILKLSIKEKIDDFIYKKLIRKLWELKKNRPIQYVIGKTNFFGMDFIVNEKVFIPRPETEELVYWIINDYKIKNSENIQIFDIGTGCGCISITLKKKLPKIRSIHAIDLSHEVLSIARINSKLHNVKIFLRKVDILHNLIFLQKIKKYPVNIIVSNPPYVRVSEKKFMHPNIFQYEPFQALFVPDEDPFIFYKKIIYWIKKKFTGVVVYVYFEINQFIHLDFIHFMKKYGFTDIEIRKDFQGGFRMIRAKY; via the coding sequence ATGATGTATTTATATGAATTTTACCATTTATTTTATGATACTCTTAAAAAAGTATATCCAGAAATCCAGGAATTAAATCATCTATTTTTTATTCTAACAACTCATGTTTTGAAATGTGATAAAATAAAAATAATCTTAAAATTAAGTATAAAGGAAAAAATAGATGATTTCATATACAAAAAATTAATAAGAAAATTATGGGAATTGAAAAAAAACAGACCCATTCAATATGTAATTGGAAAGACCAACTTTTTTGGAATGGATTTCATTGTTAATGAAAAAGTTTTTATCCCAAGACCAGAAACAGAAGAATTAGTATATTGGATAATAAATGATTACAAAATAAAAAATAGTGAAAATATTCAAATATTTGATATTGGAACAGGATGTGGATGTATTAGTATTACTTTAAAAAAAAAACTTCCTAAAATACGTTCTATTCATGCAATCGATCTTTCTCATGAAGTCCTTTCTATAGCAAGAATAAATTCAAAATTACATAACGTAAAAATTTTTTTAAGAAAAGTGGATATTCTTCATAATTTAATTTTTTTACAAAAAATAAAAAAATATCCCGTTAATATTATCGTGAGTAATCCTCCATATGTAAGAGTCTCTGAGAAAAAATTTATGCATCCAAATATTTTTCAATATGAACCTTTTCAAGCATTATTTGTTCCAGATGAGGATCCATTCATTTTTTATAAAAAAATTATTTATTGGATAAAAAAAAAGTTTACTGGTGTAGTAGTATATGTTTATTTTGAGATCAACCAATTTATTCATTTAGATTTTATTCATTTTATGAAAAAATATGGGTTTACGGATATAGAAATTAGAAAAGATTTTCAAGGGGGGTTCCGAATGATTCGTGCAAAATATTAA
- the mnmE gene encoding tRNA uridine-5-carboxymethylaminomethyl(34) synthesis GTPase MnmE translates to MFDDDTIVALATPTGSSAISVIRISGKKSISTVETIFSSVHYGKKLENQSTHTIHLGYIVDDNIDDRSDSSRRNYLDQVLVSIFKSPFSYTGENMIEISCHGSYYIQQNILQLLIRKGIRLARPGEFTFRAFLNKKMDLSQAEAIADLILSDNQASHELSLQQIKGALTSTIKNLRKKLLDFYSLLELELDFSEENVIFAKRSDLFSFLKDLEETLKDLIESFSLGNSIKKGIYVVIIGEPNVGKSTLFNYVIKESRSIISNIEGTTRDSIEGELILNGIHFHFVDTAGIRDPKDTIERMGVKKTMEKIQEAQVLLYLLDSSKNDRKKQKKILKKIQIIHEKNPLKKILVIANKSDLSSFKDFYNLKSKFSYFFEISAKNHHGIKKILYTLSQLFIEKLKEKNIIVTQNRHYEALKKSLKEVLLAHDALSKKVPEDLVSIHIKEALHHLGKITGEITNEEVLKNIFSKFCIGK, encoded by the coding sequence ATGTTTGATGATGATACCATTGTGGCTTTAGCTACTCCTACTGGTTCCAGTGCAATTTCGGTGATTCGTATTTCTGGAAAAAAATCTATATCTACCGTTGAAACTATTTTTAGTTCCGTTCATTATGGAAAAAAATTGGAAAATCAATCTACTCATACTATTCATTTAGGATATATTGTAGATGATAATATAGATGATAGAAGTGATAGTAGTAGAAGGAATTATTTGGATCAAGTTTTAGTATCTATATTTAAATCTCCTTTTTCTTATACAGGAGAAAATATGATAGAAATATCTTGTCATGGATCTTATTATATTCAACAAAATATTTTACAATTGTTAATCAGAAAAGGAATCCGTTTAGCTCGGCCTGGAGAATTTACATTTCGTGCATTTTTAAATAAAAAAATGGATTTATCTCAAGCAGAAGCTATAGCAGATCTTATATTATCGGATAATCAAGCCTCTCATGAATTATCTTTGCAACAAATAAAGGGAGCCTTAACTAGTACTATTAAAAATTTACGTAAAAAATTATTGGATTTTTATTCCTTATTAGAATTAGAACTGGACTTTTCTGAAGAAAATGTGATTTTTGCAAAAAGATCCGATCTTTTTTCTTTCTTAAAGGATTTAGAAGAAACTTTAAAAGATTTAATTGAATCTTTTTCTCTAGGAAATTCTATAAAAAAAGGAATTTATGTAGTCATTATTGGAGAACCAAATGTAGGTAAATCTACATTATTCAATTACGTAATTAAGGAAAGCCGTTCGATTATATCTAACATAGAAGGTACAACTAGAGATAGTATAGAAGGAGAATTGATTTTGAATGGTATACATTTTCATTTTGTGGATACAGCAGGAATTAGAGATCCGAAAGATACAATTGAAAGAATGGGGGTTAAAAAGACTATGGAAAAAATACAAGAAGCTCAAGTCCTATTATACCTTTTGGATTCCTCTAAAAATGATAGAAAAAAACAGAAAAAAATTCTCAAAAAAATTCAAATTATACACGAAAAAAATCCACTTAAAAAAATTTTAGTGATTGCTAATAAATCGGATTTATCCTCTTTTAAAGACTTCTATAACTTAAAATCAAAGTTTTCTTATTTTTTTGAAATTTCTGCAAAAAATCATCACGGTATAAAAAAAATTCTCTATACTTTAAGTCAGTTATTCATTGAAAAATTAAAAGAAAAAAATATTATTGTGACACAAAATCGACATTATGAAGCATTGAAAAAATCCTTAAAGGAAGTATTACTTGCTCATGATGCATTAAGTAAAAAAGTACCAGAAGATTTAGTTTCTATACATATCAAAGAAGCTTTACATCATTTAGGAAAAATTACCGGTGAAATAACTAATGAAGAGGTACTAAAAAACATATTCTCCAAATTTTGTATTGGAAAATAA
- the gltX gene encoding glutamate--tRNA ligase: MSCIRVRFAPSPTGPLHLGGIRTALYNYLFAKKNRGTFILRIEDTDRKRFVPNSESYILETLKWCQIEPDEGVGYGGKYFPYYQSQRGYIYRIYLNKLLDKGYAYYAFDTDQELNKKRKEYSDRGLTFSYNARVRMYLNNSLTMTKKQLSYKLNDGTSYVIRFKIKPGEKLKIQDMIRGNIMVNTDTLDDKVLLKSNGVATYHLANTIDDYLMKITHVIRGEEWIPSMPVHLLLYRSLGWIPPLFAHLPLILRDDGKGKISKRNAESLDFPIFPLQWKVPGHKTIIQGYRELGYFPDAFVNMLAFLGWNPGGTKEIFSLQELKNSFSLEKINKSGVTFNLKKANWFNKQYLNKKKEEIFSFLCTELQNRSLFYEKDYLWKVIHLTINRINFIHEIWEHSFYFFVYPSYYDPSFFDKICHQNTIDQLKLCKELLSKVQKFTSVNLRFLFKKRIYDKNIREIMQLFRLSLVGSLKGSDLFMILEMLGKEESIRRIENMMKKIKEKNDSFC; encoded by the coding sequence ATGTCATGTATAAGAGTTCGTTTTGCCCCTAGTCCTACAGGCCCACTACATTTAGGTGGAATAAGGACTGCTTTATATAACTATCTTTTTGCTAAAAAAAATCGAGGAACATTTATTCTTAGAATAGAAGATACGGATAGAAAAAGATTTGTTCCAAATTCTGAATCCTATATTTTGGAAACATTAAAATGGTGCCAGATAGAACCTGATGAAGGAGTTGGTTATGGTGGGAAATATTTTCCTTATTATCAATCTCAACGTGGATATATTTATCGTATTTATTTAAATAAACTGTTAGATAAAGGATATGCTTATTATGCTTTTGACACCGATCAAGAACTTAATAAAAAAAGGAAGGAATATTCCGATCGTGGATTAACTTTTTCTTATAATGCAAGAGTACGAATGTACCTTAATAATTCCTTAACCATGACAAAAAAACAATTATCTTACAAATTAAATGATGGGACTTCCTATGTCATTAGATTTAAAATTAAACCTGGAGAAAAATTGAAAATCCAGGATATGATACGTGGAAATATTATGGTAAATACAGATACTTTAGACGATAAAGTATTATTAAAATCTAATGGAGTTGCTACTTATCATTTAGCTAATACTATAGACGATTATTTAATGAAAATTACTCATGTAATAAGAGGAGAAGAATGGATCCCCTCCATGCCAGTTCACCTATTGTTGTATCGTTCATTGGGTTGGATACCTCCTCTTTTTGCACATTTACCTTTAATATTAAGAGATGATGGAAAAGGAAAAATAAGCAAACGAAATGCAGAAAGTTTAGATTTTCCTATATTTCCTTTGCAATGGAAAGTCCCCGGTCATAAAACCATTATTCAAGGATACAGAGAGCTAGGTTATTTTCCAGATGCTTTTGTTAATATGCTAGCTTTTTTAGGATGGAATCCTGGAGGGACAAAAGAAATTTTTTCTTTACAAGAATTAAAAAATTCTTTTTCTTTAGAAAAAATCAATAAATCTGGAGTTACTTTTAATCTAAAAAAGGCAAATTGGTTCAATAAACAATATTTAAATAAAAAAAAAGAAGAAATATTTTCATTTCTTTGTACAGAACTCCAAAATCGTTCTCTTTTCTATGAAAAAGATTACTTATGGAAAGTGATCCATCTAACAATAAATAGGATTAATTTTATTCATGAAATTTGGGAACATTCTTTTTACTTTTTTGTTTATCCTAGTTATTATGATCCCAGTTTTTTTGATAAAATTTGTCATCAAAATACTATTGATCAATTAAAACTTTGTAAAGAATTATTATCCAAGGTTCAGAAATTTACATCCGTAAATTTACGATTTTTGTTCAAAAAAAGAATCTACGATAAAAATATCCGTGAAATAATGCAACTATTTCGTTTATCTTTAGTAGGATCTTTAAAAGGATCTGACCTTTTCATGATATTGGAAATGTTAGGTAAAGAAGAAAGTATACGCCGTATAGAAAATATGATGAAAAAAATTAAAGAAAAAAATGATTCTTTTTGTTGA
- the rpsF gene encoding 30S ribosomal protein S6, protein MLKHYENIMIITPVLSDDQAKKTAKEYENYLIKKNGKIVYQEHWGLKKLAYPIQKKQSGCYHLFEFLFNSNLVSDLELKLRQDERILRFITVKLNKYGIEYAERRRNKFFKQDKE, encoded by the coding sequence ATGCTTAAACATTATGAAAATATAATGATAATTACACCAGTTTTGTCTGATGATCAAGCAAAAAAAACGGCAAAGGAATATGAAAATTATCTAATAAAAAAAAATGGAAAAATAGTTTATCAAGAACATTGGGGGTTAAAAAAATTAGCTTATCCAATTCAAAAAAAACAAAGTGGTTGTTATCATTTATTTGAATTTTTATTCAATTCTAACTTAGTATCTGATTTAGAATTGAAATTAAGACAAGATGAACGAATTTTACGTTTTATTACTGTAAAATTAAATAAATATGGAATAGAATATGCAGAAAGGAGAAGAAATAAATTTTTTAAACAGGACAAAGAATAG
- the rpsR gene encoding 30S ribosomal protein S18 codes for MILEYIDQKNIKKKGGDSDLRYLSPLKIETKLEKKYCFFEKSNIKYIDYKDPTFLIKFLNAQGKILPRRITGTRKKNQNKLNSAIKRCRQIGLLPFVTDDLR; via the coding sequence ATGATTTTAGAATATATAGATCAAAAAAATATAAAAAAAAAAGGAGGTGATAGCGATTTAAGATACTTATCTCCTCTTAAAATAGAAACAAAATTAGAAAAAAAATATTGTTTTTTTGAAAAAAGTAATATAAAGTATATAGATTATAAGGATCCTACATTTTTAATAAAATTTTTGAATGCACAAGGTAAAATTTTACCACGTCGTATTACAGGTACTCGAAAAAAAAATCAAAATAAATTAAATTCTGCTATAAAAAGATGTAGACAAATTGGTCTTTTACCTTTTGTGACAGATGATTTAAGATAA
- the rplI gene encoding 50S ribosomal protein L9 → MKIILKKDVENLGFQYDELDVKPGYARNYLIPNDYAILALPGTIKNIHEILKQRYKKESFLIEKSKEIEKKLKKLTIKIKAKVGKGGKLFGSINNQELMKVLNKKGISIEKKSIRIPGNKVIKTIGKHQVSIRLHHKKEFTLNFEVLSS, encoded by the coding sequence ATGAAAATTATTCTCAAAAAAGACGTGGAAAATTTAGGGTTTCAATACGATGAATTAGATGTTAAACCCGGGTATGCTAGAAACTATCTAATTCCTAATGATTATGCTATTTTAGCACTTCCTGGAACAATAAAAAATATTCATGAAATATTGAAACAACGCTATAAAAAGGAAAGTTTTTTAATCGAAAAATCCAAAGAAATAGAAAAAAAATTAAAAAAATTAACTATAAAAATAAAAGCTAAAGTAGGAAAAGGAGGAAAACTATTCGGTTCCATTAACAATCAAGAACTAATGAAAGTTTTAAATAAAAAAGGAATTTCTATAGAAAAAAAATCTATAAGAATTCCTGGTAATAAAGTCATTAAGACAATTGGAAAACATCAGGTAAGTATACGTTTACATCATAAAAAAGAGTTCACTCTCAATTTTGAAGTATTGTCTTCCTGA
- a CDS encoding Nramp family divalent metal transporter: MLKNKDPIKGWRKKNKSPSLSEVFSTVYVPKKKGIWRKFFAFTGPGLLIAVGYMDPGNWATDIAGGSKFGYMLLSVIFISNIFAIILQHLSLKLGIVCERDLAQACRDHYPPFISFILWILCEIAIASCDLAEIIGSVLALKLLFGIPITWGVLITTIDVLLILFFQYKGFRYIESVVAVLIFTILICFSFEIISSKPEILPILKGIIPNPEIIKNSHSFYISIGILGATVMPHNLYLHSSIIQTRNYQRTIEGKKMAIKYATIDSTLSLSLAFFINAAILIISAATFHKYGHTEVADILDAHKLLSPILGSSLSGVFFALALLASGQNSTLTGTLSGQIVMEGFLHIRLKPWVRRLITRLIAIVPAMIASIIYGEKGTAELLIISQIILSIQLSFAIIPLVNFTGDYNKMGLFVNGPFLKILSWFITIIIVLLNLVLLYNTFQ; encoded by the coding sequence ATGCTAAAAAATAAAGATCCAATAAAAGGATGGAGAAAAAAGAATAAATCTCCTTCCCTTTCTGAGGTTTTTTCTACTGTTTATGTTCCTAAAAAAAAAGGAATATGGAGAAAATTTTTTGCTTTTACTGGACCAGGACTATTAATTGCTGTAGGGTATATGGATCCAGGAAATTGGGCAACAGATATTGCTGGAGGGTCGAAATTTGGATACATGCTTTTATCCGTTATTTTTATATCCAATATTTTTGCTATCATTTTGCAACATTTATCTTTAAAATTAGGAATTGTTTGTGAACGAGATTTAGCACAAGCCTGTAGGGATCATTATCCTCCCTTTATTAGTTTTATATTATGGATTTTATGCGAAATTGCTATTGCTTCATGTGACTTAGCAGAAATTATTGGTTCCGTATTAGCCTTAAAATTACTTTTTGGAATTCCCATTACGTGGGGGGTATTAATTACGACCATAGATGTTTTACTCATTTTATTTTTTCAATATAAAGGATTCAGATATATTGAAAGTGTAGTAGCTGTATTAATTTTTACAATTTTGATTTGTTTTAGTTTTGAAATTATTAGTTCTAAACCCGAAATTTTACCTATTTTAAAAGGAATTATTCCAAATCCTGAAATCATTAAAAATTCACATTCTTTCTACATTTCTATTGGAATCTTAGGAGCAACTGTAATGCCACACAATCTTTACCTACATTCAAGTATCATACAAACAAGGAACTACCAACGTACTATTGAAGGTAAAAAAATGGCCATAAAATATGCAACGATAGATAGTACATTATCTTTATCTTTAGCTTTTTTTATCAATGCAGCAATATTAATCATATCTGCAGCAACTTTTCATAAATATGGGCATACAGAAGTAGCAGATATTCTGGATGCACATAAACTTTTATCGCCTATACTAGGATCTAGTCTTTCAGGAGTTTTTTTTGCACTAGCTTTACTAGCCTCAGGACAAAATTCTACACTTACTGGAACTTTATCTGGACAAATTGTGATGGAAGGATTTCTTCATATACGATTAAAACCTTGGGTTAGAAGACTAATAACTAGGTTAATTGCTATCGTTCCTGCTATGATCGCCTCGATTATTTATGGCGAAAAAGGAACTGCAGAATTACTAATAATTAGTCAAATAATTTTATCAATCCAATTAAGTTTTGCAATTATTCCTTTAGTTAATTTTACAGGAGATTATAATAAAATGGGATTATTTGTTAATGGACCTTTTTTAAAAATATTATCTTGGTTTATCACTATTATCATTGTTCTATTAAATTTAGTTTTATTATACAATACTTTTCAATAA